Within Deltaproteobacteria bacterium, the genomic segment AGGAACCGCGTGATCCATCAATATTGATTCGTCCGATCCCATCGTTCGGCCAGGTATCCGTGGTCGGTTGTCCATTCTTGATCTTGATGATCGATCCGTGACACTGTTTGCAGCCATTAACGAGCAGGGCGGATCTCCCCTGAAAAGCCTTGTTCCCCTCCACCACCTCGGCCAGTTCGTTGTCCAAAGATCCGAGAATCTCGGCGGCCTTGGCGTGGTGGCTGTTCTCAAACTGGGTGTACTCCGTGGCATGACACCGACCGCAGTTCTTGGGGGTCACAATCACATGAATTCTGAAATTATAATGCTTAAGCGCTTCACGATCCGTGGTCTGTGCGCCATGGCACTCATAACATCCGACGTTTCCGCGAAAGTGTTTGCTGTTCCCCCACTGCTGATAAAGCCCGGGGGTAGAATCCTTGTGACACTCCACACAGGCCCTGCTCTCCTTGGACAGATGTGGATAGAAAACCGGTTGCGCACCTGCTATGGAACACCACAGCAGTGTGATGAGAATCCCAGCGCATAAAGTCAGTCCGTATCTCTTCATTTCCCGCCTCCTTTAATCGACCGATCCCGAATCAGTGCATTTTTCTCTTCAGATCACCATGATAGACAATCTCTTCCGCACGAACGCTATCATCCTTCAGGACGTCCGGTACGTCACCTCCTCTCTTTTTAAATTTTTCCCTGGCCCGATCCAGTTCCTCCTCACTGTATGCATATGCCAGATTAACGGAGATCACATGCGGAATTCTCTCCAGTTGTAGTACCTTCCGGATCTCCTCTTCGGCATACTCTCCTTCAAGGGTCACGATGATCCGTCCCCGGGGATCATGAAAGAAGACATCACACAGTGACCCCTTCCGCAGGACCGAAATCACCTCGTCCACCCGACCTTTCTCTGCCTGAATAACAATACCGGACACATTCATTTTACCCTCCGCTCGTTCGGTTCAAGATCGGCGCTTTTCCCGGGGATCTCTGCGCCATACCGCCCTCGCCAATTCAGCTTTGTCCTGCATCCTCGCTAAAAACCGTTTTTGATGAGAGGTTTCAGTTCCGCCTGCGGAACATGACACTGGATGCAAAAATATCTTCCCTGATAAAGTTTCCCGCCCAGATTCCTCCCGGTTCTCAAATCCACGAGGTGCGAACGG encodes:
- a CDS encoding hydroxylamine oxidoreductase, with amino-acid sequence MKRYGLTLCAGILITLLWCSIAGAQPVFYPHLSKESRACVECHKDSTPGLYQQWGNSKHFRGNVGCYECHGAQTTDREALKHYNFRIHVIVTPKNCGRCHATEYTQFENSHHAKAAEILGSLDNELAEVVEGNKAFQGRSALLVNGCKQCHGSIIKIKNGQPTTDTWPNDGIGRINIDGSRGSCTACHFRHTFSAAQARQPETCGRCHLGPDHPQKEIYEESRHGIAYFDNKTKMNLESAKWVVGEDY
- a CDS encoding chaperone NapD, which translates into the protein MNVSGIVIQAEKGRVDEVISVLRKGSLCDVFFHDPRGRIIVTLEGEYAEEEIRKVLQLERIPHVISVNLAYAYSEEELDRAREKFKKRGGDVPDVLKDDSVRAEEIVYHGDLKRKMH